The Candidatus Omnitrophota bacterium genomic sequence AAATCCTCGCTCAAACGATAATACGAATAATAGATCTTATTGAGGCACGTACCGCCCTTTAAAATAAGGCCGTCCGAAAGCTCGTGCACCCTGGAAAGGATCAGCGTCATATAATAATCCTTTTCAAGAAGCGGCGCTCTGAATCCGGTGCGCTGAACCGTAATATTTATAACATCGATAAATTGATCTTTATCCTCGTGGATCATTAATAATGACTCTCCATTTTTTATTGAGCTTGCCTTTGAACAAACCGGTGAATGAACCTATTGCCGTATCTTCAATGCTCTTCACTAGAGGCGCCATGGCGTCACTAGAATACCCCATTTCTTCTAATAGGACACCGATCCTCTTGCGGGTTTTTATGTTGGGGAATTTTGCCGCAAAACGGATGAACTTCTTGAGATTGCAGCGCTCTTTCTTGAGCTCGCGTTTAAGGATTTCAAGAGCGCTCATTATTCCGCCGACCGGCTTATTAAAATACACTAAATCCACCAGCGTGCGCTCCAGTGAGCTAATAATGACTTCTCTGCCTTCAATATCGATCTTTTCTAAACCATACATCCGGCTTTCCGGGATCCTTAGAAAGTTAAACGCTACCTGGCATATTTTCTTTTTTCGCTGCAATGAGGTATTCAAAACATACACCACCTGAAAGAGCTGCTCCGTCAAGCTGTAGTAGTTGTACATCGTGGAATAACCGATATAATAATTGCCTTTCGGGAAGAATTGCGGCGGGATAAGCATTTCGTTGACGGCCGCTCCCTTTTCGCCATACTCAAGGGGCGAGAAAACATATACCCCTCTTTTAATGGTGGAAAAGATACCTTTCTTTTTCAGGCGATATACAGTTTTATTGCGCTCGATATCGTCGAACTTAAAGAGGGTGTTCAAATCTTCTTTAGTAACAATGCGCTTTTTCTCGTAGGAAAGGCGGGAAATAACCTCGATTTCCTTCTCGCCCAGACGAGTCCTTTTTTTATTATCCATAATACCCCCTTGAGGAATTATCATTAATTACTTTATAGATACAAGATACCATATTCCCGCTACAAGTCAATAAAAATCTGACCCGATTATAAATCGCTTGCTATAGTATAAAAATATTGTATAATAATACTGCTATGAAGCTAACTGATAACTCGATAAAGATCCTGTTATTTGCCGTTTGCGCGATTATGTTTTTGTACCACCTCGGCAGTGCTCTTCCCATAATAGAGATGGAGAAATTCTATTTCCAGAGCGTAAAGGAGATGTTCTCAGGGCACGACTGGATAACCCCATATTACCACGGTCAATTCAGGTTCGCCAAGCCCATCCTCTTCTACTGGTGCGTCAGTCTCTCCTATATTGTGTTCGGTATTAATAATTTTGCCGCGCGTTTTCCTTCGGCAGTCTTCGCCATCTTTACGATAATCCTTACTTATAGTATAGGCAGGAGGCTCTTCAATCAAAAGACAGGGTTATTGGCCGCGCTCATGGCCGCTACGTTCCCTATATTTTTCATGTACGCGCGGTATTCTTCGCCCGACATAGCGATGACATTTTTAATAACCTTTGCCATGTATCTTTTTATAAGAAAATCTTTTATCCCCTTTTTCGTCGTACTGGGGCTCGCCATGGCGACAAAAGGGCCGTTGGGATTTATCATCCCTCTCGTCGCTGTCTCGGCCTATATGATCAGCACAAAAGACCGGGCGACCCTTAAGTCAATGAATATGCCGCTCGGTATTGCAATCATCGCGGCAATAGGCCTTCCGTGGTATATATTGATGTACAAACTGCACGGAGACGTATATCTCAACCATATAATCGCTAAAGAGGCACTGGAGCGGATGTTCTATTCTCCCGGAGACAAAACGGGATCTGCGGCCCTTTTGAACTACGCTAAACACTTCTTCGATTACGTACCGGCCCTTTTGGCGTTTTTTATTCCGCATTCGCTCTTTTTGCCGGCATCGCTTATTGATGCTTTTAAAAATAAGAAAAGGCCCGCGGCCGAAAAAGATTCTTACAAGTTGGTCTTAAGCTTTTTTCTCACCATATTTGTACTTTTCACTCTTATCTCATCAAAGATATACCACTATATGCTGCCGATATCACCGTTTTTTGCCATTCTTGTCGCCGCATATCTAACCAGGTTAGAAGAGAGCGGGTCTTTATTCAAATCGCCGAATTTCAGGGTAATGTACACGCTTGTGATAATAACTTATTCGTTAGGCATAACGGTCCTTCTCTACACGATGAGGCATCTTTATCCTGCCCAAGTGCCGCTCTACAATTACGGACTTATTTTTGTGCCTTTGCTTTTGGCCGTACCGTATTGGAAGAAAAAAGGTTCCGTGGCGCTCTTCGCGATACCGCTTGCAACGGCCATAGTCATGATATTTTTTGCCGGGAAGGCGCTGCCTCTATTAAACGACAATAGCCTTTCCGTGTTCGCCGATGAAATAAAAGTGACACTGAAAGAGGGCGACAGGGTAGGCGTAGGGTCTATGGACATCAGCCAGCAGCGGCTCGGCTTATATCTGAACATGCGAATTGAAGAAGTGAATGTAAAATGGAAAGATACGGAGAAGGCCCTGCCCGCGCACAGGCAAAAATTGGAGCAATTTATTAATTCCGGCGCAAAGGTTTACCTTGTGATTTCGGAGGATGATTACAAAAAAGCCGTACCCGATGAGCTTAAACCAAAACTTTTGGTACTCGACGAGCGGGATACTTGGAAGTCAAGGCTTAAAAACGGATTTAAGAAAGATACTCTTCGGGATATATTGAA encodes the following:
- a CDS encoding glycosyltransferase family 39 protein, which encodes MKLTDNSIKILLFAVCAIMFLYHLGSALPIIEMEKFYFQSVKEMFSGHDWITPYYHGQFRFAKPILFYWCVSLSYIVFGINNFAARFPSAVFAIFTIILTYSIGRRLFNQKTGLLAALMAATFPIFFMYARYSSPDIAMTFLITFAMYLFIRKSFIPFFVVLGLAMATKGPLGFIIPLVAVSAYMISTKDRATLKSMNMPLGIAIIAAIGLPWYILMYKLHGDVYLNHIIAKEALERMFYSPGDKTGSAALLNYAKHFFDYVPALLAFFIPHSLFLPASLIDAFKNKKRPAAEKDSYKLVLSFFLTIFVLFTLISSKIYHYMLPISPFFAILVAAYLTRLEESGSLFKSPNFRVMYTLVIITYSLGITVLLYTMRHLYPAQVPLYNYGLIFVPLLLAVPYWKKKGSVALFAIPLATAIVMIFFAGKALPLLNDNSLSVFADEIKVTLKEGDRVGVGSMDISQQRLGLYLNMRIEEVNVKWKDTEKALPAHRQKLEQFINSGAKVYLVISEDDYKKAVPDELKPKLLVLDERDTWKSRLKNGFKKDTLRDILNGKKDLLRDVLRHKLYLLTNK